In Beijerinckia indica subsp. indica ATCC 9039, the genomic window GGCTGCTGGCCAGCGTTTTGATGTTGATGGTGCTCGGCCTCGTATTGACCATGGCCGGCAGCCCGCCGGTCGCTGAAAGGCTCGGACTCTCGACCTTTCATTTCGTGCATCGGCAGGTGCTCTATCTCATTCCGACGCTGGCCGTGCTGCTCGCCGCCTCCTTTCTCACGCCACGGCAGGTGCGCCGCTCGGCCTTGATCATCTATGTCGTTTCGATGGCTTTGATCATCGCGGCGCTTCTCTTTGGTCATGAGGTCAAGGGCGCGCGGCGCTGGATTTTCGGCATTCAGCCGTCGGAATTTTTGAAGCCTGCTTTCGTCATCCTCATCTCCTGGGCTTTTGCCGAGGGTGGCACGCGCCGCGATGTGCCGGGCAATCTCATCGCGCTCATGCTTCTCCCCCTCACGATCATTCCCTTGATGCTCCAGCCGGATTTCGGTCAGACCCTGCTCGTCTCGCTGGTCTGGGCGGCGCTCTTCTTCATGGCCGGTTTGCACTGGTTCTGGGTCGTTGGCATTGGCGGCGCGGGCATCAGCGGCGGGCTGCTTGCCTATAAATTCGTGCCGCATGTGCGCGCCCGCGTCTTGAAATTTCTCGACCCTGGCACGGGCGGCGGTATTGTTGACACGTTCCAGGTCGATACCGCCCTCGACAGCTTTCTCTCCGGCGGCTGGTTCGGCAAGGGGCCGGGCGAGGGGACGGTCAAGCGCATTCTGCCGGACGCGCATACAGATTTCATTTTCGCGGTGACGGGAGAGGAATTCGGCATTGCCGCCTGTCTCTTCATCGTCTCGATTTTCGCCTTCATCGTCTTGCGCGGTCTGCTCTCCTCCTCCAGCAATGAG contains:
- a CDS encoding FtsW/RodA/SpoVE family cell cycle protein, whose translation is MISRAERSPLANWWWTVDRWLLASVLMLMVLGLVLTMAGSPPVAERLGLSTFHFVHRQVLYLIPTLAVLLAASFLTPRQVRRSALIIYVVSMALIIAALLFGHEVKGARRWIFGIQPSEFLKPAFVILISWAFAEGGTRRDVPGNLIALMLLPLTIIPLMLQPDFGQTLLVSLVWAALFFMAGLHWFWVVGIGGAGISGGLLAYKFVPHVRARVLKFLDPGTGGGIVDTFQVDTALDSFLSGGWFGKGPGEGTVKRILPDAHTDFIFAVTGEEFGIAACLFIVSIFAFIVLRGLLSSSSNEDPFCRFAAAGLTMLFGIQSAINMAVNLHLMPAKGMTLPFISYGGSSLISLALAIGFLIAVLRKRPRSAVLLEQDGKVLA